One stretch of Streptomyces agglomeratus DNA includes these proteins:
- a CDS encoding ABC transporter permease, translating to MARMAGRRTLFAAPVLLVVTFGVFAVAAASPFDPVKAYAGTAGLTASQENLDQLRANLGVDQPLVERWWRWLTSAVTGDLGDSSVMRQPVTDVITERLGWSVLLAVTAFLVAILLGTSLGVLAARRPGGWLDRAVSSAAYTLEAAPAFWLGLLAMWFFALELGVLPAGGLTDTDSDVVTFGQVATHLVLPAAVLGVSQLPWFFLYVRQGVADALDEDPVRGARARGLSERTVLLGHALRSGMLPTLTLVGSRVPELITGALLVETVFSWPGIAAAAVQAATSVDFPLLAALTVLATAAVLAGNLLSDLLYGLADPRVGFDG from the coding sequence ATGGCGAGGATGGCGGGGCGGCGGACCCTGTTCGCCGCCCCCGTCCTGCTGGTCGTGACCTTCGGCGTGTTCGCCGTCGCCGCCGCCTCGCCCTTCGACCCCGTCAAGGCGTACGCGGGCACCGCGGGCCTCACCGCCTCGCAGGAGAACCTCGACCAGCTCCGGGCCAACCTCGGCGTCGACCAGCCGCTCGTCGAACGCTGGTGGCGCTGGCTGACCTCCGCCGTCACCGGAGACCTCGGCGACTCCAGCGTCATGCGTCAGCCCGTCACCGACGTCATCACCGAACGCCTCGGCTGGTCGGTACTGCTCGCCGTCACCGCGTTCCTCGTCGCGATCCTGCTCGGTACGTCGCTGGGCGTACTGGCCGCGAGACGGCCGGGCGGCTGGCTGGACCGCGCGGTCAGCTCGGCGGCGTACACCCTGGAAGCGGCGCCCGCCTTCTGGCTCGGCCTGCTCGCCATGTGGTTCTTCGCGCTGGAGCTCGGTGTGCTGCCGGCGGGCGGACTCACCGACACCGACAGCGACGTGGTGACGTTCGGGCAGGTCGCCACGCACCTGGTGCTGCCGGCGGCCGTTCTCGGCGTCTCGCAGCTTCCCTGGTTCTTCCTCTACGTGCGCCAGGGCGTCGCCGACGCGCTGGACGAGGACCCGGTACGCGGTGCACGCGCGCGGGGGCTGAGCGAGCGCACCGTGCTCCTCGGACACGCCCTGCGCTCGGGAATGCTCCCGACGCTCACGCTCGTCGGCTCGCGGGTGCCCGAACTCATCACCGGGGCGCTGCTCGTGGAGACGGTCTTCAGCTGGCCGGGCATCGCGGCGGCGGCCGTACAGGCGGCGACGTCGGTGGACTTCCCTCTGCTCGCCGCGCTGACGGTGCTGGCCACCGCGGCGGTTCTCGCCGGCAACCTCCTCTCCGACCTGCTGTACGGACTCGCGGACCCGAGGGTGGGCTTCGATGGCTGA
- a CDS encoding ABC transporter ATP-binding protein produces the protein MLELDAVTAGYERGKPVVRDAHLVVAPGEAVGLLGPSGCGKSTLARVAALLHRPDAGTVTLDGRPVTGWRHRAPREQRTAIGVVFQQPRLSADPRLSLRDLIAEPLRATGRRAEAATAVRELSRTVGLGDDLLGRRPHEVSDGQLQRACLARALVLRPRWLVCDEMTAMLDASTTAALVAVVEEYRLEHGAGLLAVGHDRVLLERWCDRTVRWEDVAAA, from the coding sequence GTGCTTGAACTCGACGCCGTCACCGCGGGCTACGAGCGCGGGAAGCCGGTCGTACGCGACGCGCACCTCGTCGTCGCGCCGGGTGAGGCGGTCGGACTGCTCGGACCGAGCGGCTGCGGCAAATCGACGCTCGCCCGGGTCGCCGCGCTGCTGCACCGCCCCGACGCCGGCACCGTCACCCTCGACGGCCGCCCCGTCACGGGCTGGCGTCACCGGGCCCCGCGCGAACAGCGCACCGCGATCGGTGTGGTCTTCCAGCAGCCCCGGCTGTCCGCCGACCCCCGGCTGAGCCTGCGCGACCTGATCGCCGAACCGCTGCGCGCCACCGGACGGCGTGCCGAAGCGGCCACCGCCGTGCGCGAACTGTCCCGCACCGTGGGCCTCGGCGACGACCTCCTCGGCCGGCGCCCGCACGAGGTGAGCGACGGCCAGCTCCAACGCGCCTGCCTGGCGCGCGCCCTGGTACTGCGGCCGCGCTGGCTGGTGTGCGACGAGATGACGGCGATGCTGGACGCGTCGACGACGGCGGCCCTGGTCGCGGTGGTGGAGGAGTACCGGCTCGAGCACGGCGCCGGCCTGCTGGCCGTCGGCCACGACCGCGTCCTCCTGGAGCGCTGGTGCGACCGCACGGTCCGCTGGGAGGACGTCGCGGCCGCCTGA
- a CDS encoding class I SAM-dependent methyltransferase, producing MSTSSTPSSPRSPSSPSWSPSSRPSSAADSGPVRVLDVSTAAYRRAFELFLAGTDEKAVTHAHLARLVSRLARRRVFLDVGAGEGATTAHLGRHFERAVALEPSAAMREKLREVCPDAVVVAEPVDGVDLGEEADLVLLSHVLYYLPEDRWLPTLSRVLHWVAPGGTLLVMLQSPDNACMRMVEHFTGTRFDLRPSVGRLEAREPEKVAGWSLETLDARYRTDCFADAVDVAEFMVNVPGLPGLDPLPARADLAAYVDRHFARPDGTYVIGHAHDVLCVRRAATAA from the coding sequence GTGTCTACGTCGTCTACACCGTCTTCACCACGTTCACCGTCTTCGCCGTCCTGGTCGCCGTCGTCGCGGCCCTCGTCTGCGGCGGACTCCGGTCCCGTACGCGTACTGGACGTCTCCACCGCCGCGTACCGGCGGGCGTTCGAGCTGTTCCTGGCCGGTACGGACGAGAAGGCCGTCACCCACGCCCACCTGGCCCGCCTCGTCTCCAGGCTCGCGCGCCGCCGGGTGTTCCTGGACGTCGGCGCGGGGGAGGGGGCGACCACCGCCCATCTCGGGCGGCATTTCGAGCGTGCGGTCGCCCTCGAACCCAGTGCCGCCATGCGGGAGAAGCTGCGTGAGGTGTGCCCGGACGCCGTCGTCGTGGCCGAGCCCGTCGACGGCGTCGACCTCGGGGAGGAAGCGGACCTGGTCCTCCTCTCGCACGTCCTGTACTACCTGCCGGAGGACCGCTGGCTGCCCACGCTCAGTCGCGTACTGCACTGGGTGGCGCCGGGCGGCACGCTGCTGGTCATGTTGCAGAGCCCGGACAACGCGTGCATGCGCATGGTCGAGCACTTCACCGGTACCCGGTTCGATCTGCGTCCTTCCGTCGGCCGGCTCGAAGCGAGGGAACCGGAGAAGGTGGCGGGCTGGTCCCTGGAGACGCTCGATGCGCGGTACCGGACCGACTGTTTCGCCGACGCCGTGGACGTGGCGGAGTTCATGGTCAACGTGCCCGGGCTGCCCGGCCTCGACCCGCTGCCGGCCCGGGCGGACCTCGCCGCGTACGTGGACAGGCACTTCGCCCGGCCGGACGGCACTTACGTGATCGGTCACGCTCACGACGTCCTGTGCGTCCGGCGCGCCGCCACCGCCGCTTAA
- a CDS encoding ABC transporter substrate-binding protein, with the protein MLSRSIRGAAAATLAGTLAITAAACSKPGESGTAHGAGDSAVVGIAYEPETLSPLLGYGKDGNSKIFDGLLTFDDDMKLRPALAAELPQVSDDGRTYTYALREGVQFSDGEPFTSKDVVFTYRTILDKKTNNASKTELDAVKDVRAEGDHKVVFTLKYPYAPFAERTVLPIAPEHVAGEQDVNSGSFTTKPVGTGPYILTGWSKGEKLSFKANPGYWGGAPKVKKFTMAVIKDDDVRATRLRTGDLDGAILPPDLANTFKDDDGRTTYAARSFDYRTVTLPTHNKVAGDTDVRRALDVAVDRRAMVDKILDGAGKPAYGPVPTDSLWFAKGTERTHDLAEAKRILDEAGWKPGADGIRVKDGVRARFPLWYLSGDKLRQDHALAYASDAKKAGIDIKTQAGTWEVIMPRMKHDAVLAGGGAPGDPDFDQYTLLQSSLAGDAFNNMAWYDNPAVDKALKKGRESGETADRRAAYDTVQRELVKNPGYTFLTHIDHLYVVDDKWSGLTTQTEPHDHGLASGPWWNVEDWTPKK; encoded by the coding sequence CGCCGCGACGCTGGCCGGAACACTGGCCATCACCGCGGCGGCCTGCTCGAAGCCGGGCGAGAGCGGCACCGCGCACGGCGCCGGGGATTCCGCTGTCGTCGGCATCGCGTACGAGCCCGAGACGCTCAGCCCGCTCCTCGGCTACGGCAAGGACGGCAACTCGAAGATCTTCGACGGGCTGCTCACCTTCGACGACGATATGAAGCTCCGGCCCGCGCTCGCCGCCGAACTGCCCCAAGTCTCCGACGACGGCCGCACGTACACGTACGCGCTGCGTGAGGGCGTGCAGTTCAGCGACGGCGAGCCCTTCACGTCGAAGGACGTGGTCTTCACCTACCGGACCATCCTCGACAAGAAGACGAACAACGCCTCCAAGACGGAACTCGACGCCGTCAAGGACGTCAGGGCGGAGGGTGACCACAAGGTCGTCTTCACGCTCAAGTACCCGTACGCGCCGTTCGCCGAGCGCACGGTGCTTCCGATCGCTCCCGAGCACGTCGCCGGCGAGCAGGACGTCAACAGCGGCTCCTTCACGACGAAGCCGGTCGGCACCGGGCCGTACATCCTCACCGGCTGGTCCAAGGGCGAGAAGCTCAGCTTCAAGGCCAACCCCGGTTACTGGGGCGGCGCGCCCAAGGTGAAGAAGTTCACCATGGCGGTCATCAAGGACGACGACGTGCGCGCCACGCGGCTGCGCACCGGCGACCTCGACGGCGCCATCCTGCCGCCCGACCTCGCCAACACCTTCAAGGACGACGACGGCAGGACGACGTACGCCGCCAGGTCATTCGACTACCGCACCGTGACGCTGCCGACGCACAACAAGGTCGCGGGCGACACGGACGTACGACGCGCACTCGACGTCGCCGTCGACCGCCGGGCCATGGTCGACAAGATCCTCGACGGCGCGGGCAAGCCGGCGTACGGCCCCGTGCCGACCGACAGCCTCTGGTTCGCCAAGGGCACCGAGCGCACGCACGACCTCGCCGAGGCGAAGCGGATCCTCGACGAGGCCGGGTGGAAGCCGGGCGCCGACGGCATCCGCGTCAAGGACGGCGTACGCGCCCGGTTCCCCCTCTGGTACCTCTCCGGCGACAAGCTCCGCCAGGACCACGCCCTCGCGTACGCGTCCGACGCGAAGAAGGCCGGCATCGACATCAAGACCCAGGCCGGCACCTGGGAGGTCATCATGCCGCGCATGAAGCACGACGCGGTGCTCGCGGGCGGCGGCGCGCCCGGCGACCCCGACTTCGACCAGTACACGCTGCTCCAGTCGTCCCTCGCGGGCGACGCCTTCAACAACATGGCGTGGTACGACAACCCCGCCGTCGACAAGGCGCTCAAGAAGGGCCGCGAGAGCGGAGAGACGGCCGACCGCAGGGCCGCGTACGACACCGTCCAGCGCGAACTCGTGAAGAACCCCGGCTACACCTTCCTGACCCACATCGACCACCTGTACGTCGTCGACGACAAGTGGTCCGGGCTCACCACGCAGACCGAGCCGCACGACCACGGCCTGGCATCCGGCCCGTGGTGGAACGTCGAGGACTGGACGCCGAAGAAGTGA
- a CDS encoding ABC transporter permease: MAEPASEAAVWRSHGRTRRSTRTVRVRTSAVIVVAVVLAVLVVPPLANLDQQAVDLSMKLRAPSPAHPFGTDDVGRDLLLRCVYGLRVSLLVGLVAALVATFIGTAVGAAAAAFGGWTDRVVMRLVDTFSSVPHLLLGIFVVAMFRPGVWPVIVSVALTHWLSTARIVRSEVLSLRSRPYIDAAVSGGASRWRVAVRHLLPGVLPQAGLAAVLMVPHAMWHESALSFLGLGMPTHQASLGNLVQSARSSLLAGDWWPTLFPGLLLIIPTLAIAGLAGAWRERINPRRRSELML, translated from the coding sequence ATGGCTGAACCCGCTTCCGAGGCGGCCGTGTGGCGCTCGCACGGCCGTACCCGCCGCTCCACACGCACGGTCCGCGTCCGTACCTCGGCGGTGATCGTGGTGGCGGTGGTCCTCGCCGTTCTCGTGGTACCGCCGCTGGCCAACCTCGACCAGCAGGCCGTGGACCTGTCGATGAAGCTCCGGGCACCGTCCCCGGCGCACCCCTTCGGCACCGACGACGTCGGCCGCGACCTCCTGCTGCGCTGCGTGTACGGGCTGCGTGTCTCTCTTCTGGTCGGGCTCGTGGCGGCGCTCGTCGCGACGTTCATCGGAACGGCCGTCGGCGCGGCGGCGGCGGCGTTCGGCGGCTGGACGGACCGCGTGGTGATGCGGCTCGTCGACACCTTCTCGTCCGTCCCGCACCTGCTGCTCGGCATCTTCGTCGTCGCGATGTTCCGGCCGGGGGTGTGGCCGGTGATCGTGTCGGTGGCGCTGACGCACTGGCTGTCCACCGCCCGCATCGTCCGCTCGGAGGTGCTGTCGCTGCGCTCGCGGCCGTACATCGACGCGGCGGTCTCGGGCGGTGCGTCGCGGTGGCGGGTCGCCGTACGGCACCTGCTGCCGGGGGTGCTGCCGCAGGCGGGGCTCGCGGCCGTGCTGATGGTGCCGCACGCGATGTGGCACGAATCGGCGCTCTCGTTTCTCGGCCTCGGCATGCCGACGCACCAGGCGAGCCTGGGCAACCTCGTCCAGTCGGCGCGCAGTTCGCTGCTCGCCGGGGACTGGTGGCCGACGCTCTTCCCCGGTCTTCTCCTGATCATACCGACCCTCGCCATCGCGGGCCTGGCCGGCGCCTGGCGGGAGCGAATCAATCCCCGCCGCCGATCGGAGCTGATGCTGTGA
- a CDS encoding ABC transporter substrate-binding protein: MHQRISLSATALAAASALLLTGCFAPAGDSATRDGDGDDDGGGRIRLAMLQPPRSGLSPLSDDAFKLSRWSTAETLISLDDAGDARPGLATGWARKSATTWEFTVRDGVTFHDGSELTAEVAAHSLTRATKASPKPRILDGVELTAKADGDKVVVTTAVPDPLVPQRLSSPQLAVLAKSAYRKSGTVNPVGTGSGPYELVKVGGTSTAALDRYDGYWGKKAKAAGIDVSFVPDGAARAAAIRSGEAHIAEAVPVSQASLLDEKTITEVPMPRTNTLYLNTRRGPFKDAGLRAAAREAIDARELVEGVYENRADRAEGLLGPALPWAAEGRAALKGRTKGEAPHGAAITLATFSDRAELPEAASVLQQQLEEAGFEVKQVVREYAHIEEDALAGKFDAFVLSRATVLDSGDPAAYMQSDFTCEGSFNLAQLCDKNVDKAVRKAAATAAGDARRAAILDAEAAVLRTDAAIPMLHERVVQGDAPSVTGSTKDPRERTLVTADTRLK; the protein is encoded by the coding sequence GTGCACCAGCGCATATCCCTGTCCGCCACCGCCCTGGCGGCGGCCTCGGCCCTGCTCCTGACCGGCTGTTTCGCCCCGGCAGGCGACAGCGCCACCCGCGACGGCGACGGCGACGACGACGGCGGCGGCCGGATACGGCTCGCGATGCTCCAGCCGCCCCGCTCCGGCCTGTCGCCGCTCAGTGACGACGCCTTCAAACTCTCGCGCTGGTCCACCGCCGAGACGCTGATCAGCCTCGACGACGCGGGCGACGCCCGACCGGGGCTGGCCACCGGCTGGGCGCGGAAGTCCGCCACCACCTGGGAGTTCACCGTCCGCGACGGCGTGACCTTCCACGACGGCAGCGAACTCACCGCCGAGGTCGCGGCCCACAGCCTCACTCGCGCCACCAAGGCTTCCCCCAAGCCGCGCATCCTCGACGGCGTGGAACTGACCGCGAAGGCCGACGGCGACAAGGTCGTCGTCACCACCGCGGTCCCCGACCCCCTGGTGCCCCAGCGCCTGTCCTCGCCGCAGCTGGCCGTGCTCGCCAAGAGCGCGTACCGGAAGTCCGGCACGGTGAATCCGGTCGGCACCGGCAGCGGACCGTACGAGCTGGTGAAGGTCGGCGGCACCTCGACCGCCGCGCTCGACCGGTACGACGGCTACTGGGGCAAGAAGGCCAAGGCCGCAGGGATCGATGTCTCCTTCGTACCGGACGGCGCCGCCCGGGCCGCCGCCATCCGCAGCGGCGAGGCCCACATCGCCGAAGCGGTGCCCGTCTCCCAGGCTTCGCTCCTCGACGAGAAGACGATCACCGAGGTGCCGATGCCGCGCACCAACACCCTGTATCTGAACACCAGAAGGGGACCATTCAAGGACGCCGGACTGCGGGCCGCCGCGCGCGAGGCGATCGACGCCCGGGAACTGGTCGAAGGCGTGTACGAGAACCGGGCCGACCGCGCCGAGGGGCTGCTCGGCCCCGCGCTGCCCTGGGCCGCCGAAGGGCGCGCCGCACTGAAGGGGCGTACGAAGGGCGAGGCCCCACACGGGGCGGCCATCACGCTCGCCACCTTCTCCGACCGGGCGGAGCTGCCCGAGGCCGCCTCCGTCCTGCAACAGCAACTGGAGGAAGCGGGCTTCGAGGTGAAGCAGGTCGTACGGGAGTACGCGCACATCGAGGAGGACGCGCTCGCCGGGAAGTTCGACGCGTTCGTCCTGTCGCGGGCCACCGTTCTCGACTCCGGCGACCCGGCGGCGTACATGCAGTCCGACTTCACCTGCGAGGGATCCTTCAACCTCGCCCAGCTGTGCGACAAGAACGTCGACAAGGCCGTGCGGAAGGCCGCGGCCACCGCCGCCGGAGACGCCCGCCGCGCCGCGATCCTGGACGCCGAGGCGGCGGTACTGAGGACCGACGCGGCCATCCCCATGCTGCACGAGCGCGTCGTCCAGGGTGACGCCCCCTCCGTCACCGGCTCCACGAAGGACCCGCGTGAGCGGACCCTCGTCACCGCCGACACCCGTCTGAAGTGA
- a CDS encoding ABC transporter ATP-binding protein: MRGGRHIAAVTDADFDLARGECLALVGESGCGKSVLASALLGLLPGNAQTAGSALLGDVDLLTADERTLARTVRGRRIGLVPQSPAAHLTPVRTVGTQLQETLRELTGTRKQDLRGAAHAAAERAAFPLDHLDRYPHELSGGLAQRAATALALVGDAPLLLADEPTTGLDRDLVDRTVDELRRHVDEGHALLMITHDLAAAERVADRVAVMYAGRIVELADAARFFGAPGPRHPYARGLLNALPERAFTPIPGMPPELGDLPTGCAFAARCTHATDACAVQPHFTGGAACHHPTAEERARA, translated from the coding sequence ATGCGGGGGGGACGGCACATCGCCGCCGTCACCGACGCGGACTTCGACCTGGCGCGGGGAGAATGCCTAGCCCTCGTGGGCGAGAGCGGGTGCGGCAAGTCGGTGCTCGCCTCCGCCCTGCTCGGGCTGCTCCCGGGCAACGCGCAGACAGCGGGTTCCGCGCTCCTCGGGGACGTCGACCTCCTCACCGCCGACGAACGCACCCTGGCGCGTACGGTGCGGGGCCGCCGTATCGGACTCGTGCCGCAGAGTCCCGCCGCCCACCTCACGCCCGTACGGACCGTCGGAACGCAGCTCCAAGAGACGCTGCGCGAGCTGACGGGTACGCGAAAGCAGGACCTGCGCGGGGCGGCCCACGCGGCGGCCGAGCGGGCCGCGTTCCCGCTGGACCACCTCGACCGCTACCCCCACGAGCTGTCCGGCGGACTCGCGCAACGCGCCGCGACGGCGCTCGCCCTCGTCGGTGACGCGCCACTGCTGCTCGCGGACGAGCCGACCACCGGCCTCGACCGCGACCTCGTCGACCGCACCGTCGACGAGCTGCGCCGGCACGTCGACGAGGGGCACGCCCTGCTGATGATCACCCACGATCTCGCGGCCGCCGAGCGCGTCGCCGACCGCGTCGCGGTGATGTACGCGGGACGGATCGTCGAACTCGCGGACGCCGCCCGCTTCTTCGGAGCGCCCGGTCCCAGGCACCCCTACGCGCGGGGCCTGCTGAACGCCCTTCCCGAGCGCGCTTTCACACCGATCCCCGGCATGCCGCCCGAGCTGGGCGACCTGCCCACGGGGTGTGCCTTCGCCGCCCGCTGTACGCACGCCACCGACGCCTGCGCCGTACAGCCGCACTTCACCGGCGGCGCCGCCTGCCACCACCCGACCGCCGAGGAGCGTGCCCGTGCTTGA
- a CDS encoding phosphatidylinositol-specific phospholipase C/glycerophosphodiester phosphodiesterase family protein, with amino-acid sequence MAVAAPTRRRAVTTLAAALAGTVAVPAYARAAERKPGPSPLRRAHAHNDYEHERPLLDALSHGFTSVEADIFLVDGQLLVAHDPVDLDPSRTLESLYLAPLAARVRANHGSVYRGHRRPVQLLIDIKNDGAAAYLELHRQLRRHRHMLSTYTHGRARPGAVTPVVSGDRAARVPMEAQRTRYAFYDGRLDDLGAADPAPASLIPLISGNWTHSFTWQGTGPFPEAERTKLRAIVSTAHRRRQRVRFWATPDLPGPARDAVWSELLAADVDHINTDDLAGLERFLRTRHRHDT; translated from the coding sequence ATGGCCGTCGCCGCGCCCACCCGTCGCAGAGCCGTCACCACGCTCGCCGCCGCCCTCGCGGGAACCGTCGCCGTTCCCGCGTACGCCCGGGCCGCCGAGCGGAAGCCCGGGCCGAGCCCGCTGCGCCGTGCCCACGCGCACAACGACTACGAGCACGAGCGTCCCCTCCTCGACGCGCTCTCCCACGGCTTCACAAGCGTCGAGGCGGACATCTTCCTCGTCGACGGACAACTCCTCGTCGCCCACGACCCGGTCGACCTCGACCCCTCCCGCACCCTCGAATCGCTCTACCTGGCCCCGCTCGCGGCCCGTGTCAGGGCCAACCACGGCTCCGTGTACCGCGGACACCGGCGTCCGGTGCAGCTGCTCATCGACATCAAGAACGACGGCGCCGCTGCCTACCTCGAACTTCACCGCCAGCTGCGCCGCCACCGCCACATGCTGAGCACGTACACGCACGGCCGTGCACGCCCCGGCGCGGTCACCCCCGTCGTCTCCGGCGACCGTGCCGCCCGTGTCCCCATGGAGGCCCAGCGGACGCGTTACGCCTTCTACGACGGGCGGCTCGACGACCTCGGCGCCGCGGACCCCGCCCCCGCCTCCCTCATCCCGCTGATCAGCGGCAACTGGACGCACAGCTTCACCTGGCAGGGCACCGGGCCGTTCCCCGAGGCCGAACGGACGAAACTGCGCGCCATCGTCTCAACAGCCCACCGGCGCCGGCAGCGCGTCCGGTTCTGGGCCACGCCCGACCTGCCGGGGCCGGCGCGGGACGCCGTCTGGAGCGAACTGCTCGCCGCGGACGTGGACCACATCAACACCGACGACCTCGCCGGCCTGGAGCGTTTCCTCCGTACCCGCCACAGGCACGACACGTAA